GGATATGGACCATCAAAATGTGATAACAAGTATCATTCTGATCATACACATGTGGTATCTCTTTCCACTGGTTGGTACAATGGAGGAGGAAGGTGCCTTAGTAACATTACAATAAGTGCTAATAATGGAACAAGTGTAAAAGCCATGGTTGTGGATGAGTGTGACTCAACCATGGGTTGTGATGAGAAACATGATTATCAACCACCTTGTCCTAATAACCTTGTTATAGCTTCACAAGCAGTTTGGAGAGATTTACATGTGCCCATGAACGAATGGGGGGAATTGGATATAACATGGTCCGATGAATAGGCTAATTAAACTGCTTGTTTGTACTCCAATGTGTTATCAATCTCGTCTGAATATTTCTGTTTCTGTAACTTTCTCCAAAAGCTATATTACTATATTACTAAGCTTACAGTACTCTAATGATACAAGTAAACAATATACCACTCTTTGCTTCACATTAGGTACCGGTATTCTCTATTATGTATAAGTTCcaaaatgaaagataataattCATACATTCCTATGAAATAGCAATACATTTTCTCTCATAATTCAAAAATCAGTTCTACTACATCATGCCTGCAGCAATCTCTTAGCACTAGTTTCATTTGAATCCCTGATTCCTTTTGGTTAAACTACGTCTTTAACAATCCTCAACTGCCAGTTTAGTTGTCTCAGCCGTATCTTGAATAGAGCATTCTGTTCCATAATTAGCATTTGGCTGATTAGATAACTAGTTTAAATGATGACACCGTTGAAATGGAAAGTCGTTTCTCCAATTTCAACTCCTGCACTCCTGCTGCAACATCATTTCTTGGCGACAAGATTAACTCGTGCTGCAAACTCATCAATTCCAGTTTTACTGTGCTGCTTTTTACTCCTAAGTACTGAAGCCTGTAGATGATCACAATTAGAAGTACACTAATCAGTGACATTTTTGAAGCAAAATAAGGGGAAGACGAGTGAGATATGCAAACTCAAAAAGCTTCTCCTCAACACATCAAAACAAAGCTAGATTTAAGCAATGTCTATGATTCCTTTTAGTTTCTTTCATTTCTTCATATCGAGATGATTCCTTGTAGTTAAACCAATAGTAATGATTTTTATAGAGGATCATTATATGCTAAAGTGTTTCATGAACCGGATAGGACTATCATCTTTGAAACTCATCACCAAGTCTAAAGCTCGAGCTTGAGTTTTCTAGGTTCAAATTCGTTAAGCTCGACGGTTGGCTGCTGTTCCATGTTGGAAGGATTGAGTGAGCTGTGAGAGACACTCAGTCGAGAGAGATGATAAGGAGCAGTTGTAGAGAGAGAAATAAAATTGGAAGAAATGAATCTTACACTTTTGTCATTCACTATATACATAGTTTTATACATCCACCTGATGACTAACCATAACACCTAACCATAATTAACCTTTAACTACTAACTCTAGTTAACTAAACCTTACTCACTACTTACAAAATACTACTCTACAATTCACAGTACAAGGTACAAGTAAAATGTGTCCCTAATACTTTctacactccccctcaagttgggTGATGAAAGACATTGATCATCCCCAACTTGCATAACATTTCACAGTGTAATTGTTTTCCCAAAGCCTTGGTTAGAATGTTTGCACCTGCTCCTTATCTGGCACATGCTCTGTTCTGATCAGTCCTTGATGTAGCCTTTCTCTAATGAAATGACACTTTCTACCCTCCTCCTcaagaggctcaaagtttcctcctcaaaaacaaacatacaagcagcacgactcaaacacagttAAGGTAGTTCAACTGGTGCTCTTAGTTCTTGTAACAGACCATGCACCCAGACTAATTCTGCGACAGTAGTAGCCATACtcatgtattctgcttctgctGAGCTTCTTGAGACAGTGTTATGTTTTTTTGATTTCCAGGAAATCAAAGAGTTCCCCAACCTGATGCAGTATCCAGTAACTGACTTCCTGGAAAGTATACAGGATGCCCAGTCTGCATCGCAAAAGGCTGTTACTTTGCTAGATGATGTGCTACTCATTAACAGGCCCATTCCAGGTTTATCCTTGATGTATCTTACCACTCGCAGTGCTGCTTCATAATGGGATTCCTTTGGGGCATGCATAAATTGACTTAAGTGTTGAATAGCGAATGAGATGTATGGTCTTGTAGTGGCCAGATAAAGCAATCTTCCTATCAGCCTCTGATATACTCCTCTGTCTTCCAGTTCCTTGTCCCCAGTGATATCAAATTGTTGGTCATACTCTTAACTTGTTAGCTTTTGATTTTGTACCAAAGGTGTTGTGACTGGTTTAGCTCCCCCTGAACCACATTCTGAAATTAATTCCAATGCGTATCTCCTTTGGTTCATAAGTATACCTTCATCAGATCTGGCAAACTCAATTCCAAGGAAAAATCTCAATTCTCCTAAATCCTTCATTTTAAAGTTCTGATTCAAAACGTTCTTGGCCTCTTTAATCAGTGTGACATTGCTACCTGTGATCAgcaagtcatcaacatataccaaaaTTACAACAATGTCTCCATTGTGCCTTTTAGTGAACAGAGAGTAGTCCAGCTTGCTTTGGACATAGCCAGAATTGGTTAAGGCTGTGGTTAGCTTCAGATTCCACTTCCTGCTTGCTTGTTTGAGGCCATATATGGATTTGAGTAGCCTGCACACCTTAGTCTCCCCCTGGCTACCAAATCCTTGAGGCAATGTCATGTAAACATCTTCAACTAAATCACCTTGAAGGAATGCATTATAGACATCCATTTGAAAAAGAGGCCAAGCCTGTTGAGCAGCCATGGCGATGACATATCTCACTGTGACCATTTTCACTACTGGAGAAAAGGTATCATGGTAATCCAGGCCTTCCAGTTGAGTAAAGCCCTTGGCTACAAGCCTAGCTTTATATCTCTCCACATTACCATCAGCCCTATACTTCACTTTATAAACCCATTTACATCCAATGGGCTTCTTACCTGCAGGCAAGTCTACAACCTCCCAAGTTTGATTGTCAGAGAGAGCCTGAATCTCAAGTCTCATAGCTTGAATCCAATGTTCATCTTGAATGGCTTGATTAAAAGAAGCAGGTTCAATGACAGAAGAAAAGGCTGACATATAGGCTTTATAAGGAGGAGAGATGGATGAATAGGATAGGGAATCAGAGATAGGATATAGTATAGTGGAGCAATGAACATAATCAGTAAGCCATATAGGAGGTTTGGATTCCCTAGATGACCTCCTAAGAGGAGCATCAGATACAGGAGAAAAAGAAGGGGAAGGAGGAAAAAAACTACAAGAGAAGAAGGGAAACCCCTAGCAGCGCACTCTGATGAAGGAGAGTCAGAACTGGTTGGACTAGAAGAATGAGAAACAGGGTGAATAGGAAAAGTATCTTCTGAGGGAGGAGTTAAATTTTGAGAAAGTGGAGTTCCCCAGGATGGAATCTGAGGTTCCAGGAAGATGGATTTAGGGAATTTGAAAGGAAAAATGGATTCATTAAAAGAGACATCCCTACTGATAAAAAAGGTACTTGTAGAAATACTATACAACTTATAGCCTTTCTTGGTATCTGAGTAGCCCATGAAAACAGCAGGAATTACCTTAGAGAAGAAATTATCTGAGAAATTTACTT
The sequence above is drawn from the Nicotiana tabacum cultivar K326 chromosome 13, ASM71507v2, whole genome shotgun sequence genome and encodes:
- the LOC107775615 gene encoding retrovirus-related Pol polyprotein from transposon RE2 isoform X2 yields the protein MSAFSSVIEPASFNQAIQDEHWIQAMRLEIQALSDNQTWEVVDLPAGKKPIGCKWVYKVKYRADGNVERYKARLVAKGFTQLEGLDYHDTFSPVVKMVTVRYVIAMAAQQAWPLFQMDVYNAFLQGDLVEDVYMTLPQGFGSQGETKVCRLLKSIYGLKQASRKWNLKLTTALTNSGYVQSKLDYSLFTKRHNGDIVVILVYVDDLLITGSNVTLIKEAKNVLNQNFKMKDLGELRFFLGIEFARSDEGILMNQRRYALELISECGSGGAKPVTTPLVQNQKLTS
- the LOC107775615 gene encoding retrovirus-related Pol polyprotein from transposon RE1 isoform X1 encodes the protein MDVWGPYRKSTYNGHRSFLTIVDNYSRMTWIYLMRMKSDVVVLIRAFLTLIKTQFSASIKVIRSNNGLEFFNSQCSSLFTSLGIIHQSSCVYTPQQNGVAERKHMHLLEMARALRFQAHAPLKFWGDCILTAGFLINRLPSSVLSGKSPYERFHGVPPSFDHLKVFGCLCYATKVNFSDNFFSKVIPAVFMGYSDTKKGYKLYSISTSTFFISRDVSFNESIFPFKFPKSIFLEPQIPSWGTPLSQNLTPPSEDTFPIHPVSHSSSPTSSDSPSSECAARGFPSSLVVFFLLPLLFLLYLMLLLGGHLGNPNLLYGLLIMFIAPLYYILSLIPYPIHPSLLLIKPICQPFLLSLNLLLLIKPFKMNIGFKL
- the LOC107775619 gene encoding kiwellin-1-like; its protein translation is MKNFRLGTTSLIVLLVLATLSSSSNARLPTCKPSGKIKAKKPPTGHCNIEDDDICCIKGKVYTTYKCSPPVSNKSTKAVLTLDSFEKGGDGYGPSKCDNKYHSDHTHVVSLSTGWYNGGGRCLSNITISANNGTSVKAMVVDECDSTMGCDEKHDYQPPCPNNLVIASQAVWRDLHVPMNEWGELDITWSDE